The sequence GCTTAGAGCACCTTGAAATTTTAAATCTCCTTGGCGTGAAATCTGTGATCGTGGCACTTACAAAGTGCGACCTCGTAGATGAAGCGACTATAAATTTAAGAAAAAAAGAGATAAGAGAGGAAATTTCTAAATTTAAAAACCTGCAAATTTTAGAAATTTTTGCCGTTAGTATAAAGGATAAGGCAAGTATAGATGAGCTTAGAAACTACCTCTTTACACTAAGGGCTAAAAAACGCGAAGAAGATGGCGTTTTTAGATACTACATCGATAGGGTCTTTAGCCTTAAAGGTATCGGTAACGTCGTAACTGGCACCGTGATAGAGGGAAGCGTTAGTAAAAATGAGAAGCTTTTTAACTACGACGCTGGCAAAGAGGTACTCGTAAGAAGTGTGCAAAGCCATGATGAATTTGTGGATCGTGCAGGTGTTAGTAGTCGTGTGGCACTAAATCTAACTGGCATAGAGCTTAGTGAGCTAAAAAAGGGGCAGCTACTTAGTAAAAAGGGCTTTTTTAGAGGTTTTAGAGAGATAGACGCGGTCGTAACTGCTAAAAATCTCATTCACTCTCAAAGTGTAACATTTTGTGTGGGCGCTAAAAATGTCCCTGCAAAGGTGCTAATACTAAGCCAAAAAGATGATAGCTACTTTGTTACTTTTAAATTTCAAAGCGATATGTTTTTGAAATTTGACGAGACTTTTGTGCTTATCTCAGATGCACGAGTGATAGGAGGTGGCAGAGTGCTAAATCCTGTGCTTGAGCCACTAAAAAAAGCTGGCAAAATTCTCTTTTTGGCTGCACTTTTAAAGCACGATTTTGTGGAGGCATTTTCTATACTTAAAGAAGCTCACAAAAATGGCTTTGGCATTATCTCGTCTTATCAAAGATTTGGCCTAAGTCACGAAGAGGCCGTAAATGTGGCCAAAAAAGTCTCAAACGTCTTTGTCGATGAAAAAGCTTTAAATATCTACGATCTAAGCGCGGTTGAGCGGATAAAGTCTGTGGTTAAATTTATGATAGAGAAGAATGAATTTGCTGTTTTCTCAGCTCAAAGTATAAGCCTAAAGCTTGCTTGGGCTAGTCAAAATTTGGCTCAAAAAGCACTTGATGAGCTTGAAAGTATAAACTTAATCTCTAAAAATGATGGCGTCTATACAAAAAAAGGCGTTGATATAAGCAAACTAAAAGTAAGGCTTGAAGAGAAAATTTATGAAATTTTAGAAAGCGGAAAGCTAGCTCCAACGGCACCTTATAATATATATGATGAGCTGGAAATAGATAGGCTAAGTGGTGATAATGCACTTAAAAAACTAACTGCAATGGGCAGAGTTGTAAGGCTGGAGCATAATCTTTTTATCACTAGAAATTCGCTAAAAATGGCACTTGATAAGCTAAGAGAGATCATCAAAAATCAAGGCTTTGTAAATGTTACAAACGCCAAGGATGTACTAAATTTAAGTAGAAAATATGTAATCGCTTATCTTGAGCAACTTGACCTTGAGAGTGACATAATGAAGCAAGGAAATGATAGAGTCTTTCGTGGTTAGTATTCATTTACAAAAAGTAAATATAATCCGCCAAATTTTTAAAAAGGAAAAAAATGAAAAAAGTGGTTTTGGCCTCAATAATAGCGGCAACTAGCCTAATGGCAGCTAGCAATAAGCAAATAGAAGATTTTTACTCAGAAGTTTTTAAAAATCAAAATATCGATGGTGTTAATGTAAAAGTCGTAGAACGCACTAAAATTTTAGATGATATAGAAAAAGTAAGCTTAAAATTTAGCAAAGGAGATATGTCTCAAGAAGATGTGACTTTTGTTAAGGGCGATCTTATGTTTCCTGATGTTGTAAATTTAAAGGAGCAAAAGTCTTATTTAGCTGAAGAAAAAAAAGTAATCGCAGAAAAAGCAGCACTTGATTTAGTAAAATCACTAGCTAAAATTTATAAAAATGAAGACAAGGCAAATGTTGTAACTCTTGGCAATGATAGCAAAAAGCCAACTCTTATCATGTTTTCAGATCCTGAATGCCCATATTGTAGAGCCGAGCTAGCAAAGATCGAAACAACGTTAAAAGACAATAATGTTGAAATTATCTTAACTCCAGTGCATGAATTATCGTCTTTGCAAAAAAGTGCTTTGATCTATAAAGATATAAAAAATGCGAAAAGTGATAGCGATAAGGTTAAAATTTTAAGAAAGTATTTCTCTGAAGATTATAACGTAGATGAAAAAAATGTTAGCAAAGAAGAGAGCGACAAGATAGATACTTTACGTAAAAAATATTTCTCAGCTGGCGTTAGATCAGTGCCATTTATAATAAATAAAAGTGATTTAAAATAATCTTTTCTAGGGAGCTCTCCCTAGAATTTATACTTTAAATTAGCCTTTCTCTCAAAATTCATAAAAGTTAAAATATTAAATATATTTTCTTATATTTTTAACAATAACTTAACATATTTAATTAAAGCTTTATATTTACTTTGATTATCTTGCAATTATGCTAAATTTGCAGAGTTTAAATCTAGGCTATAAAAAGCCCTGAAATAGGCCTTGCAATATTTTAGAATTTCTAAAGTTGCAAATTGTGAAGACCAATCAAACCAAATTCTCAAATTTTTAAGTTTGAGAGCTAAGGAGAAAAAATGCAAGGATCAAGAAGAGATTTTCTAAAAAAATCTCTAAAAGTCGGTGCTGCCGGCGGTGTACTCGCAGTCTCAGCCGTAGCAAAAGTGACTAGTGACGACTTAGCTCCTGATGACAATGGTGTCGTCGTTGGCAAGTCAAACAAAAAAGAGGTGCTTTATAAAAAAAGCAAGAACTGGGAAACCTACTATAAAATCGCTTACTAAGGGAGAAAACCATGAGTGATGCACGTATAGGAAGACGTTCATTTTTAAAGCTAGCCGCACTTGGTGCTGGAAGCACAATGGCTTTTGGAGAAAATGAAACGATAAGAAAAGCAAGTGATGAGGAGATAAAAAATCCTTTCCCTGGCTCAAAAAAGGTTAGAACGATTTGTTCTATTTGCTCAGCAGGCTGTGGTATCGAGGCTGAGGTAAAAGATGGTGTTTGGGTTCGTCAAGATATGGCGATGCATCATCCGATATCTCAGGGCTCACACTGCTCAAAAGGTATCGATCAGATCGATCTTACACACAGCAAACAACGTATCAAATATCCTATGAAAAAAGTTGATGGTAAATGGCAAAGAATTTCATGGGATCAAGCTGTAAATGAGATCGGCGATAAGATGCTTCAGATCCGCAAAGAAGATGGCCCTGATAGTGTTGTTTTCTTAGGATCGGCTAAATTTAATAATGAGCAAGCATATTACTTTAGAAAATTTTGTGCATTTTGGGGTACAAACAGTAACGATCACGTAGCAAGAATTTGACATAGCGCAACAGTCGCCGGTGTGGCGAATACTTGGGGTTATGGCGCGATGACAAACCACTTTGGAGATATGGCTGCGAACTCAAAATGTATATTTATCATTGGAGCGAACCCAGCTGTGGCGAACCCAGTTGGTGGCATGAAGCACACTTTACAAGCAAAAGATAGAAACAATGCAAAAGTAATTGTAGCTGATCCAAATTTTACAAAGACAGCTGCACATGCTGATCTTTATTTGAGGCAAAGATCAGGAACTGATATTGCACTTGTTTATGGTCTTATTCATATCATTCTTAAAAATGGTTGGGAAGATAAAGAATTTATAGAAAATAGAACTTACGGTATTGATGAGATAAGAAAAGAGGCTGAGCACTGGACACCAGAGGTTACATCTGATGTTACTGGAGTACCAGTTGATAAACTACTAAAAGCTGCAGATATACTAGCTCATACAAAACCGGGTACTGTTGTTTGGGCTCTTGGTATAACTCAACACTCAGTTGGTACATCAAATACAAGAATTTTACCTATCCTTCAACTAATTCTAGGAAATATGGGTAAAGCAGGTGGTGGCTGTAATATTATTCGTGGTCACGACAATGTTCAAGGCTCAACTGATATGTGTAACCTTTCAGATAGCTTGCCAATGTATTATGGCTTAACTGATGCAGCATGGAAATATTACTGCAAAGGCTGGGGCGTTGATTATGATGAATTTATTAAACGCTTTGCAGTCTCAACAAAAGAGCCAAAACAAGGTGGCGCTCCTGTTAAAAACACAGTCTTTGAAGAGTATTATTACCACGATCCTAAACATCCAGAAGATAGAAACTGGAGAAACGAAAAAGGCTGGTCACTTTCAAAATGGTGGCAAGGCGTCTTGAAGGAGGAGAATACATTTAGTAGTGGTGCATTGAGAGTTCTTTGGGTTCAAGGAACTGGTCTAACGTCTATGGCGCACCTAGCTAAAATTCAAGAAGCAGCTTCAAAACTAGATATGATCGTTGTAGCTGAGCCATTTGTAAATGAAATTTCTATCCTTTCAGACAGAAAAGATGGCGTTTATATCTTGCCAGTAGCAACTGCATTCGAAAATGAAGGTCACTTAAGCGCAACAAATCGCTCAGGTCAATGGAGAACAAAAGTTGTTGATCCACTTTATGAGAGCAAGGGCGATCACGAAGTAATGTTCTTGTTTGCTAAGAAATTTGGTTTTTACGATGAATACGTAAAAGGCATGAAAATGGGTATCGTAGATCGTGAAATAAAACAAGTAAAAGATGACTTTGTATGGCCTGATGATGCGACAAATGAGATAGCAAGGATTGGAAATTCTATAGGTTATGGTGGTAGAACAGCCGAGATGTTTAGACGCCATCAAGCAAACTGGGATAAATTTGATCCAGATACGCTAATAGGTATTGGCGGTGAAGTCAAAGGCGAATACTACGGTAAACCATGGCCAGCATGGGATGAAAAACACCCTGGAACACCAATACTATATGATATGAGCAAGCCTTATGTTGAAGGTGGTTCAGGCTTTAGAAATCGCTTTGGTCTAGAGCATAATGGCGTTAGTCAGCTAGCTAGCGAAGAGACAACACTTGTTGGCTCAGCTATAAAAGGTGGCTATCCACAAATCACAAAAGAGAATATAGAAAAAGTCTTAGGCATAACTCTAACTGAAGAAGAGAAAGCTAAGATGGGGCCAAGCTGGAGTATGGATTATAGTGGTATTATCTTTGAAAAATGCCGTGAAAAAGGTGTTGTACCTTATGGTAATGCAAGGGCAAGAGCTATCGTTTGGGAATTCCTCGATCCTATTCCAAAACATAGAGAGCCTGTTCACTCACCACGCTGGGATCTTGTTCAAAAGTATCCGACATTTGAAGATCAAGCTAGAAATTTCCGTGTTTCTACTAAGTTTAAGTCAGAGCAACAAGCAAAAGATTGGTCGAAAGAATTTCCAATTGTGTTTAGTACGCAACGTGTCGTAAATCTAAGTGGTGCTGGTATGATCGAAAGAACTAGTAAATATCTATCAGCTATTACGCCAGAAATGTTTGCTAATGTTAATCCAGAGTTAGCTTTAAAATATGGCATAAAAGACCGCGATATGATGTGGATCCACAGCCCACAAGGCACAAAGATCAAAGTAAGATGCTATCACAGCCAGATGGTAACTCCAGATAGAATTTGTATGCCATACAACTTCGCTGGTATTATGCAAGGCGTTGATCTTTCAGCTCGCTATCCAGAGGGCACTAAGCCTTATGTTATTGGTGAAAGTTATAACACTGTTACTAACTATGGATTTGACCCAGTTACTCAAATTTCAGAGTTTAACGCAGGTCTTTGCCGCATAGAGAAAGCTGAGGAAAATACATTTAAAACATCGTTTTTCCATGAATATGGCGAGAGAGATGCCATGGGTAAAGAGTAAGGAGGAATAAAATGGCAAGAATGAAATTTTTCGTAGATACTGATAGATGTATTAGTTGTTATGGTTGCCAAGTTGCTTGTTCTTCTGCTCATGAACTTCCAGTGGGAATTTATAGAAGGAAGGTCATTACACTTCACGATGGTATCGAAGGTAAAGAGGTTTCAACTACCATTGCATGCCAACACTGTACTGATGCACCTTGTGAGCAAGTTTGCCCAGTTGATTGTTTCTACATTAGAGCTGATGGCATCGTGCTTCACGATAAAAATATATGCATAGGCTGTGGTTACTGCTTATATGCTTGTCCATTTGGTGCGCCGCAGTTCCCTAAAGACGGGGCATTTGGCGTAAAAGGCGTAATGGATAAATGTACTATGTGCGCAGGCGGTCCAGAGCCAACTAACTCACACGAGGAGAGAGAGCTTTACGGTCAAAATAGAATGGCTGAGGGCAAAGTTCCTATGTGTGCGGCTATCTGTTCTACAAACGCGCTTTTAGTTGGCGACGCTGCTGAGGTTTCAAATGTATATCGCAAACGCGTTATGCTAAGAAATACAGGACTAAACGTATAACACTAAGGAGGGCGCTTGCTCTCCTTTTAAATTTATAAAATTTAAATTATTTTTATGATTTTTATAATCTAAAATTTCATCAATAATTTTTCTTATCTATTGAAATTATCAAAAATATATAACTTTTTTATATCGATATGAAATTTTACTCTAACCCTCTAAAGCCCTAAATTTATGTAAAGTTGATTATTAGATTGTAAAAAATATTATTTATACTTTCAATTTACATTCTTTTATGATAATCGTTTTTATTTTAATTAAAGTAAAACCTTGGTAATATCTCGCTTTAAAATAATCTCACAGGTGGTTTAATTAATGAATAAATTTTTTAAATTTATGCTTATCATGCTACTGCCTATCTGGCTTGTAGCAAAAAATGACGACTACACACAAGTCGCAGCTCAGATAAAAGAGTCATTACAAAAAGTAATAACAGAGTATAGAGCGGGCAATGTTGAACAAGCGGTTAGTGATACTCAAAATGCTTATTTTGGCTTATTTGAAGATGTCGAAGCTGGCATCAGAATAAATTTAGGTCAGAAAAAAGCTTACTCAATGGAGAAGCAGTTTGGCGAGATCAGAAAGGCGATAAAAGCAGGCGAAGCGCCAGATGATGTGCAAAAAAGAATAGATCAGATAAATAGCGAGATCGCTGAAGTTCTACCAGTTATCTTAAAAGGACATAGACTAGTTGGTGAGTATTCAGACAGCCCAGCTCAAGCTGCTACAACTGATTATGATACTTCTAAATTTATCCCTGAGTGGAAAGTGGCATTTGCAAATTTATCAGCTGATCTAGATAAAGCAATAGCAAGCTACGAGAGCGATAAACAAGATGATGCTAAAAGTGCTATCCAAGATGCTAAATTTACAGACTACAGAAATACTCAACTTGAAATCGCTATTCGCCAGCATATAGAAAATGGTAAAAGCATAGATGCTGATATCCAAAGAAAGATGGGCGAAGCGATCAGCGGCATCACAAATGGTATAAGCAAAGATGATTTTAAAACTAAGCTAGATGAGATCAAAAAGCTAGCTTATGACGCTGTCTCAAAACTCCCAGCAGATACTGCAAAACTAGCAAAAGTTGATATGAGTGATGTAGAAGCAGCTTCTGAAGAAGATAGTGGTACAGATTATACCAAAGTCGTTCAAAACATAAACGACAAAATTCAAGCTGCTATCACACTTTATAAAAATGGTGATGTAAAAAAAGCTATGGGCGATATCCAAGACATCTACTTTGATGAGTTTGAAGGTAGCGGTATGGAGAATAAAGTAGGCGCAATAGATGTAAATTTAAAAACAGCTATTGAAGCTACATTTGGCAATCTTGTAGCCCTTATGAAATCAGGTGTAGACGAAAAAACTCTTCAAGAAAGCGCAAGCAAGATGTCATCTCAGCTAGCAGCCGCACTTGAAAAAACTAGCGGTTCAAGCTCACCTTGGACGCTATTTATCTGGGCGCTAACTATAATCTTAAGAGAGGGCTTTGAAGCTCTTATCATCGTTGCAGCCGTCGTTGCATATCTTGTAAAAACTGGCAATGCAAAAGCTATGGGTAAGGTCGTATATAGCTCAGTTGGCGTGGCTGTCATCTTAAGCTTTGTCATGGCGTGGATCATGAACGTCATCTTTGGCGAGGCAGCAGGTCAAAAAAGAGAGCTTATGGAAGGCATCACAATGCTTGTTGCAGTGGGACTTCTATTTTATGTTGGTTTCTGGCTTCTTTCAAATGCTGGCGCTAAAAAATGGAACGACTACATCAAATCACATGTATCTGAGTCTATCTCAAGTGGCTCAAGTACAGCGCTTTGGTGGACTGTATTTTTAGCAGTATTTAGAGAGGGTGCTGAAACTGTACTATTTTATCAGGCACTTATTTTTGGAGCTAAAGATTCAGCTGGTTACTCGATGATTGCAGCTGGCTTTGTGATAGGACTTGTCGTTCTTTTAATAGTCTATTTCTTATTTAAAATTTTTGCTGTTAAAATTCCTATTAAACCATTTTTTATATTTACGTCAGCGATCATCTTTTATATGTCGATCGTCTTTGTTGGCAAGGGTGTTGGCGAACTAGTTGAAGGTAAAATTTTCATCCCAACTATCATAAAAGGACTTAGCTTCCCTGACTGGATGAGAGACTGGCTAGGACTTCAGCCATATTACGAGAGCTTAGTGCCTCAAATCATTATGGTGCTTGCCCTAATTATAGGCATTGTTATCATGAAATCAAAACAAAATAAAAAATAATCTTATTTAAAGGAGAGAATATGAATAAAATTCTTAGTTCAGCTCTAGCACTTAGTCTAGCAGCTGGTTTTGCACTTGCTGGAGAGCACCCAATTGGCGAGCCTGTAGAGGCTAATGGAATGGAGATAGCTGCTGTTTATCTAGAGCCAATCGATATGGAGCCAAAAGGCGTTGATCTAGCTCCAAGCCTAGCTGACCTTCACTTAGAAGCTGACATCCACGCTGTAAAAGGCAATAAAAACGGCTTTGGCGAAGGCGAGTGGATCCCATATCTAAAGATCAACTATGAGCTAAAAAACCTTGATAATGGTAAAACTAAAAAAGGTACATTTATGCCGATGGTTGCAAGTGATGGCCCACACTACGGTGCTAACGTAAAAATGGATACAGGTGTTGGTAACTATGAGCTTAAATTTCACATCGACAATCCAGAAAAACAAGGCTTTGGTCGCCACGCTGACAAAGAGACTGGTGTTGGTAAATGGTTTGAGCCTTTCACAACAACTTATAAATTTCAATGGACAGGTGGTCCTGTTAAATAATCACTTTGGGGCTTTCTCGCCCCTTTTTAAAAATTCTCATAGGGTTTAGTTATGTCAATTTACTTCTATCAGGTCTTTTTAGCCCTCCTTGGATTTACGCTTTTTGCTGCCTTAAATAACAATGGCAAAAGTTTAAAAACGATCTTTTTACCGTCATTTCTTGGCGTTGTTGCTGGTGTGCTTATCTTTAAAGCTGCTCGTCATGCGCTTATTGATGATCAGTTTAAAATTTTCATAGATTCTGTGACACTAGTTTTTCTACTCATTAGCATTTTATGGATATTTTTCGAGCTTAAGATAGCAAAAATTGTAACGTTTTTTATTTTAGGCATCGGCTTTGGCTTTGGCTATAGTTCAAGCAGTGTGTTATTCCCGCTATTTGGTAGCGAACTGCTTGACACGCTTTCAGTCATAAGCTTCTTTTTGATGATCTTTGCGATGATCTTGATACTATTTTTATTTTTCTTCATTTCAAATTTAAAAGCAAGCATCCCATCATCAATAGCTAAAATTTTAGCTCTTATCACATTAGTATTTTTACTAGTTGATAGAAGCTCACAAACTGCACTTGAGCTTTTACGTGCAGGCGCTTTAAAGATAAGTAGCGAGCTAAATTCTCAAATTTTATCTATCAGCGCAAAAGGCATCTACGTCACAGAATTTAGTGCCTATTTTTACATAGTAGTGATCCTTCTTTTATGCATCATCGCGCTTTGCTTTGTGCCAAAGAGTATCGATAAGAGCACGTTTGGCTCTATCAAATACCGCTTTACAAAAGCCATTAGAGAAAATGTCTTTGACAATGCAAAATTTGCATTTTGCAGCGTTTTAATAGCGCTTGGATTTTCACTTTATTTTGATCTTTACGCATCTCGCCCACCTCAAATTTCAGAGCCGGTCTTGGTTGAGCCAGTGGGAGATAAATTTATATTTGATGTTGATATGCTAAAAGATAATGAACTTCACAGATTTGCCTACATCACAGATGAGGGTAAACAGATAAGATTTTTCTTACTAAACCGCTTTAGTGACCGCCCATCTCCAGTCATCGTCTTTGACTCGTGTATGATCTGCGGCGACATGGGCTATATCAAGAAAGGAAATGACCTTATTTGTATCTCTTGTAATGTTAGAATTTTCTTGCCGTCAGTTGGCAAAGAGGGTGGTTGTAACCCGATCCCTATGGCATTTACCTTTGATGGTAAAAATATCATAGTTGATTACAAAACGATCGTCGCAGGGGCAAACTACTTCAGCAAGGTCGTCGAAAAGATGGTGCTTGACCCAGTTAGTCGCAAAAAGGTGAGCAATCTTGATTCAAGATCATATTTATACTACGGACGCACATATTTCTTTGAAAATAACGAAACTCAGGCGAAATTTGAAGCAAATCCAGAAAAATATGTAGAAACAAATGGAACGTTAAAATGAAAAATATGCAACTAAGAATGATAAAAAGCTCGATCACGGGCTCAAAGGTGCAAAAGACGATGGCCTTTATCACCATACTACTAGCTGCTCTTTTAATAGCTTGCATGCTAAACATTACGCTAAAAATCGGCGATCAAGTAGCAACCGAGCTTAGAGGATATGGCTCAAATATCGTTGTTTTGCCACGAGGTGAGAGCTTAAGTATCGAGATCGAAGGTAAAAATTTCACTCCACTAAAATCACAAAATTTACTTCCAGAGGCTGATATCTATAAGATAAAAGAGATCTTTTGGAGAAACAATATCGTTGCTTTTGCGCCATTTTTAGAAGCAAAGGTTAAAGATGAAAAAGGAATTGAATTTGCCTTTGAAGGAACCTATTTTGATAAAAATATCGGACTAAAAGATGAGCCAGAATTTAGCACAGGCGTTAAGAGCTTGTATGGATTTTGGGGCGTTGAGGGTGTTTGGCCAAAAGATGAAAGTATAGATGAAATTTTAGTGGGAGATGAGCTTGCAAAGGCTAAAAATTTAAAAGTTGGCGACAAGCTTAGCCTTGTGGGCAAAAATGGCGCAAGAGAGGTTAAAATAGTTGGAATTTTAAAAGGAGCTAGTGACGAGACGCATAAGCTAGTTGGCTCATTAAAGCTTGCTGGAGATCTTTCAGGTCACGCTGGCTCATATACAAAGGCTGAAGTTTCAGCCATGACGATCCCAGAAAACGACCTATCGCTAAAAGCAAGAAGAAATTTAGACAACCTTGATAGCGCAGA comes from Campylobacter concisus and encodes:
- a CDS encoding formate dehydrogenase subunit alpha; its protein translation is MKKVDGKWQRISWDQAVNEIGDKMLQIRKEDGPDSVVFLGSAKFNNEQAYYFRKFCAFWGTNSNDHVARIUHSATVAGVANTWGYGAMTNHFGDMAANSKCIFIIGANPAVANPVGGMKHTLQAKDRNNAKVIVADPNFTKTAAHADLYLRQRSGTDIALVYGLIHIILKNGWEDKEFIENRTYGIDEIRKEAEHWTPEVTSDVTGVPVDKLLKAADILAHTKPGTVVWALGITQHSVGTSNTRILPILQLILGNMGKAGGGCNIIRGHDNVQGSTDMCNLSDSLPMYYGLTDAAWKYYCKGWGVDYDEFIKRFAVSTKEPKQGGAPVKNTVFEEYYYHDPKHPEDRNWRNEKGWSLSKWWQGVLKEENTFSSGALRVLWVQGTGLTSMAHLAKIQEAASKLDMIVVAEPFVNEISILSDRKDGVYILPVATAFENEGHLSATNRSGQWRTKVVDPLYESKGDHEVMFLFAKKFGFYDEYVKGMKMGIVDREIKQVKDDFVWPDDATNEIARIGNSIGYGGRTAEMFRRHQANWDKFDPDTLIGIGGEVKGEYYGKPWPAWDEKHPGTPILYDMSKPYVEGGSGFRNRFGLEHNGVSQLASEETTLVGSAIKGGYPQITKENIEKVLGITLTEEEKAKMGPSWSMDYSGIIFEKCREKGVVPYGNARARAIVWEFLDPIPKHREPVHSPRWDLVQKYPTFEDQARNFRVSTKFKSEQQAKDWSKEFPIVFSTQRVVNLSGAGMIERTSKYLSAITPEMFANVNPELALKYGIKDRDMMWIHSPQGTKIKVRCYHSQMVTPDRICMPYNFAGIMQGVDLSARYPEGTKPYVIGESYNTVTNYGFDPVTQISEFNAGLCRIEKAEENTFKTSFFHEYGERDAMGKE
- the fdh3B gene encoding formate dehydrogenase FDH3 subunit beta, whose product is MARMKFFVDTDRCISCYGCQVACSSAHELPVGIYRRKVITLHDGIEGKEVSTTIACQHCTDAPCEQVCPVDCFYIRADGIVLHDKNICIGCGYCLYACPFGAPQFPKDGAFGVKGVMDKCTMCAGGPEPTNSHEERELYGQNRMAEGKVPMCAAICSTNALLVGDAAEVSNVYRKRVMLRNTGLNV
- the selB gene encoding selenocysteine-specific translation elongation factor, translated to MSLIIGTAGHIDHGKTALIKELNGFEGDNLEEEKKRGITIDLSFSNLSKNDENIAFIDVPGHENLIKTMISGAYGFDACLFVVAANDGLMPQSLEHLEILNLLGVKSVIVALTKCDLVDEATINLRKKEIREEISKFKNLQILEIFAVSIKDKASIDELRNYLFTLRAKKREEDGVFRYYIDRVFSLKGIGNVVTGTVIEGSVSKNEKLFNYDAGKEVLVRSVQSHDEFVDRAGVSSRVALNLTGIELSELKKGQLLSKKGFFRGFREIDAVVTAKNLIHSQSVTFCVGAKNVPAKVLILSQKDDSYFVTFKFQSDMFLKFDETFVLISDARVIGGGRVLNPVLEPLKKAGKILFLAALLKHDFVEAFSILKEAHKNGFGIISSYQRFGLSHEEAVNVAKKVSNVFVDEKALNIYDLSAVERIKSVVKFMIEKNEFAVFSAQSISLKLAWASQNLAQKALDELESINLISKNDGVYTKKGVDISKLKVRLEEKIYEILESGKLAPTAPYNIYDELEIDRLSGDNALKKLTAMGRVVRLEHNLFITRNSLKMALDKLREIIKNQGFVNVTNAKDVLNLSRKYVIAYLEQLDLESDIMKQGNDRVFRG
- a CDS encoding FTR1 family iron permease — protein: MNKFFKFMLIMLLPIWLVAKNDDYTQVAAQIKESLQKVITEYRAGNVEQAVSDTQNAYFGLFEDVEAGIRINLGQKKAYSMEKQFGEIRKAIKAGEAPDDVQKRIDQINSEIAEVLPVILKGHRLVGEYSDSPAQAATTDYDTSKFIPEWKVAFANLSADLDKAIASYESDKQDDAKSAIQDAKFTDYRNTQLEIAIRQHIENGKSIDADIQRKMGEAISGITNGISKDDFKTKLDEIKKLAYDAVSKLPADTAKLAKVDMSDVEAASEEDSGTDYTKVVQNINDKIQAAITLYKNGDVKKAMGDIQDIYFDEFEGSGMENKVGAIDVNLKTAIEATFGNLVALMKSGVDEKTLQESASKMSSQLAAALEKTSGSSSPWTLFIWALTIILREGFEALIIVAAVVAYLVKTGNAKAMGKVVYSSVGVAVILSFVMAWIMNVIFGEAAGQKRELMEGITMLVAVGLLFYVGFWLLSNAGAKKWNDYIKSHVSESISSGSSTALWWTVFLAVFREGAETVLFYQALIFGAKDSAGYSMIAAGFVIGLVVLLIVYFLFKIFAVKIPIKPFFIFTSAIIFYMSIVFVGKGVGELVEGKIFIPTIIKGLSFPDWMRDWLGLQPYYESLVPQIIMVLALIIGIVIMKSKQNKK
- a CDS encoding twin-arginine translocation signal domain-containing protein; the protein is MQGSRRDFLKKSLKVGAAGGVLAVSAVAKVTSDDLAPDDNGVVVGKSNKKEVLYKKSKNWETYYKIAY
- a CDS encoding Fe-S-containing protein, which codes for MSIYFYQVFLALLGFTLFAALNNNGKSLKTIFLPSFLGVVAGVLIFKAARHALIDDQFKIFIDSVTLVFLLISILWIFFELKIAKIVTFFILGIGFGFGYSSSSVLFPLFGSELLDTLSVISFFLMIFAMILILFLFFFISNLKASIPSSIAKILALITLVFLLVDRSSQTALELLRAGALKISSELNSQILSISAKGIYVTEFSAYFYIVVILLLCIIALCFVPKSIDKSTFGSIKYRFTKAIRENVFDNAKFAFCSVLIALGFSLYFDLYASRPPQISEPVLVEPVGDKFIFDVDMLKDNELHRFAYITDEGKQIRFFLLNRFSDRPSPVIVFDSCMICGDMGYIKKGNDLICISCNVRIFLPSVGKEGGCNPIPMAFTFDGKNIIVDYKTIVAGANYFSKVVEKMVLDPVSRKKVSNLDSRSYLYYGRTYFFENNETQAKFEANPEKYVETNGTLK
- a CDS encoding thioredoxin domain-containing protein, with amino-acid sequence MKKVVLASIIAATSLMAASNKQIEDFYSEVFKNQNIDGVNVKVVERTKILDDIEKVSLKFSKGDMSQEDVTFVKGDLMFPDVVNLKEQKSYLAEEKKVIAEKAALDLVKSLAKIYKNEDKANVVTLGNDSKKPTLIMFSDPECPYCRAELAKIETTLKDNNVEIILTPVHELSSLQKSALIYKDIKNAKSDSDKVKILRKYFSEDYNVDEKNVSKEESDKIDTLRKKYFSAGVRSVPFIINKSDLK
- a CDS encoding ABC transporter permease, producing MKNMQLRMIKSSITGSKVQKTMAFITILLAALLIACMLNITLKIGDQVATELRGYGSNIVVLPRGESLSIEIEGKNFTPLKSQNLLPEADIYKIKEIFWRNNIVAFAPFLEAKVKDEKGIEFAFEGTYFDKNIGLKDEPEFSTGVKSLYGFWGVEGVWPKDESIDEILVGDELAKAKNLKVGDKLSLVGKNGAREVKIVGILKGASDETHKLVGSLKLAGDLSGHAGSYTKAEVSAMTIPENDLSLKARRNLDNLDSAEYDKWYCSAYAGSIAFQIEENLPNVSAKASLQVSDAESNIVKKIQSLMGIVSIIALVVSAIGITSLMTSEIYRRKKEIGLLKAIGASNFEIYALFASESLVVAFFAGITGAFLGYVLSYVMSYIIFSHGIGIAWIVLPISVAFALLISVVGSLMPMRNVINLLPAEVLYDRK
- a CDS encoding iron transporter; protein product: MNKILSSALALSLAAGFALAGEHPIGEPVEANGMEIAAVYLEPIDMEPKGVDLAPSLADLHLEADIHAVKGNKNGFGEGEWIPYLKINYELKNLDNGKTKKGTFMPMVASDGPHYGANVKMDTGVGNYELKFHIDNPEKQGFGRHADKETGVGKWFEPFTTTYKFQWTGGPVK